The genomic DNA GAAAAACTCAGGTGATGTGATCCCAGCGGCGGCCAAGATCCACATGACCAGAGGAAGCTCAAAAACGATTCCAAATGCGAGCAACAGACGGATAACGAGCGAGAAGTAGGCACCTACTGAATAATTGGCTTCGACCGAATCGGGAACCATTTGAACCAGGTATTCAAAACCGAGGGGCAAGACGACATAAAATGAGAAGGCCCCGCCTAGGCAGAAAAACCCGGAACCCAAGATGACGAACGGAGCAAGCCACCGTCGCTCGTTTTGGTAGAGGCCGGGGGCTATGAACAGCCAGAGCTGAATCAGTATCCAGGGAGTCGTTAAAAAGATGCCCGCAACGACTGCGAGCTTGAGATAGGTCACAAACATCTCAAGAGGCGTCAGGACGATCATGCTCGCGTCAGGAATATTTTCGAGCGGCTTTCGAAGGATATCGAAAAGCTCCGGGGCGAAAGAAAAGGAGCCGAGAGCCGCGATGAGTAAAATGGCTACCACGTACATAAGTCGGCGACGCAG from Deltaproteobacteria bacterium includes the following:
- the tatC gene encoding twin-arginine translocase subunit TatC, coding for MTHPQFQEPEEDTGRMTFISHLGELRRRLMYVVAILLIAALGSFSFAPELFDILRKPLENIPDASMIVLTPLEMFVTYLKLAVVAGIFLTTPWILIQLWLFIAPGLYQNERRWLAPFVILGSGFFCLGGAFSFYVVLPLGFEYLVQMVPDSVEANYSVGAYFSLVIRLLLAFGIVFELPLVMWILAAAGITSPEFF